A single region of the Halorubrum depositum genome encodes:
- a CDS encoding XdhC family protein produces the protein MTHDETEHDETEHVEAHEPVPDGGQRPDDEPSRAATRIDDGDVSALEAELAERREPYARATIVRREPPVSANVGDRAVVTADGEIHGWVGGAACAQSVVATQGVEAIEEGSPRLVGIAPDPETVDRPGLDAFPMTCHSEGVLELFIEPVTPTTELVVVGDSPVTRSLARLADELAVDVTLVVADGDADRDVPDATRVLDTVDHEAIADSVGAAPLVVVASMGEYDARGVAAGVLADAPYVGLVGSDERAAEVTERAAGLLDRDVDDVAGAVTNPAGVDVAAYTPAAIAASLLAEVVGERSAASPARAGGTAGVSDTAAVGSADDDGSSETADGDDTEPADDDGSDDEPAIDPVCGMTVDPATADASVEHDGETYHFCCHGCADSFANDPASYLEGAEA, from the coding sequence ATGACACACGACGAGACCGAACACGACGAGACCGAGCACGTCGAGGCCCACGAGCCCGTACCCGACGGGGGCCAGAGGCCCGACGACGAACCGAGCCGGGCCGCGACGAGGATCGACGACGGCGACGTCTCCGCGTTGGAGGCGGAACTCGCCGAGCGCCGCGAGCCGTACGCGCGGGCGACGATCGTCCGGCGCGAGCCGCCGGTGTCGGCCAACGTCGGCGACCGCGCGGTCGTCACCGCCGACGGCGAGATCCACGGCTGGGTGGGCGGCGCGGCCTGCGCGCAGTCGGTCGTGGCGACGCAGGGCGTCGAGGCGATCGAGGAGGGGAGCCCCCGGCTCGTCGGGATCGCGCCCGACCCGGAGACGGTCGACCGTCCCGGGCTCGACGCCTTCCCGATGACGTGTCACAGCGAGGGTGTCCTCGAACTGTTCATCGAGCCGGTGACGCCGACGACCGAGCTCGTCGTCGTCGGCGACTCCCCGGTGACGCGGTCGCTCGCGCGGCTGGCCGACGAGCTCGCGGTCGACGTGACGCTCGTCGTCGCCGACGGCGACGCGGACCGCGACGTGCCGGATGCGACCCGGGTGCTCGACACGGTCGACCACGAGGCGATCGCAGACAGCGTCGGCGCCGCGCCGCTCGTCGTCGTCGCCTCGATGGGCGAGTACGACGCGCGCGGCGTCGCCGCCGGCGTCCTCGCGGACGCGCCGTACGTGGGCCTCGTCGGCAGCGACGAGCGGGCGGCCGAGGTGACCGAGCGCGCCGCGGGGCTGCTCGACCGCGACGTCGACGACGTCGCCGGGGCCGTGACCAACCCCGCCGGCGTCGACGTGGCCGCCTACACCCCGGCGGCGATCGCGGCGAGCCTGCTCGCCGAGGTCGTCGGCGAGCGGTCGGCGGCGAGCCCGGCGAGGGCGGGCGGGACGGCCGGGGTGAGCGATACCGCTGCGGTCGGTTCGGCCGACGATGATGGAAGCAGCGAGACCGCCGACGGCGACGACACCGAACCCGCCGACGATGACGGGAGCGACGACGAGCCCGCGATCGACCCGGTCTGCGGCATGACCGTCGACCCGGCGACGGCGGACGCGTCGGTCGAGCACGACGGCGAGACGTACCACTTCTGCTGTCACGGCTGCGCCGACTCGTTCGCGAACGACCCGGCGTCGTACCTCGAGGGGGCCGAGGCGTGA
- a CDS encoding AAA family ATPase — MNGELDGNPFASLTEEELRERFEATDYVADDRTVTTVDLALRLGRPLLVEGPPGSGKTELGKTLAAGFDTELIRLQCYEGLTAENALYEWNYTKQLLAVQADEGTVAGGAATNGDAGAVAGGREHEGGDGDAAGSVFGEEYLLERPLLRALRSSEGRPPVLLIDEIDRADEEFEAFLLELLSDFQVSIPEYGTVSASTPPIVILTSNRTRGLSDALKRRCLYLHVEPPSFETEYEIVRRKVPELDAAVAAEVCSVVERLREESFLKRPGVAETLDWARAVAALRHDDADETLAPDEIERTIGCLLKEAEDVGRVDAELLERLHDAASAAAERVD, encoded by the coding sequence GTGAACGGGGAGCTCGACGGGAACCCCTTCGCCTCGCTCACCGAGGAGGAGCTGCGCGAGCGGTTCGAAGCGACCGACTACGTCGCCGACGACCGCACGGTGACGACGGTCGACCTCGCCCTTCGCTTGGGGCGCCCGCTCCTCGTCGAGGGGCCGCCCGGCAGCGGGAAGACTGAGCTCGGCAAGACGCTCGCGGCGGGGTTCGACACGGAGCTGATCCGCCTCCAGTGTTACGAGGGGCTCACCGCCGAGAATGCCCTCTACGAGTGGAACTACACCAAGCAGCTGCTCGCCGTGCAGGCCGACGAGGGTACCGTCGCCGGGGGCGCCGCGACGAACGGCGACGCCGGCGCGGTGGCCGGGGGACGCGAGCACGAGGGGGGCGACGGCGACGCCGCCGGCTCCGTGTTCGGCGAGGAGTACCTCCTCGAACGCCCCCTGTTGCGCGCGCTCCGCAGTTCGGAGGGCCGCCCCCCGGTGCTGCTGATCGACGAGATCGACCGCGCGGACGAGGAGTTCGAGGCGTTCCTGCTGGAGCTGCTCTCGGACTTCCAGGTGTCGATCCCGGAGTACGGCACCGTGAGCGCGTCGACGCCGCCGATCGTGATCCTCACGTCGAACCGGACGCGGGGGCTGAGCGACGCGCTGAAGCGACGGTGCCTCTACCTCCACGTCGAGCCCCCGTCGTTCGAGACTGAGTACGAGATCGTCCGCCGGAAGGTGCCGGAGCTCGACGCCGCCGTCGCCGCCGAGGTGTGCTCGGTGGTCGAGCGCCTGCGCGAGGAGTCGTTCCTCAAGCGCCCGGGCGTCGCCGAGACGCTGGACTGGGCCCGCGCGGTCGCCGCGCTCCGCCACGACGACGCCGACGAGACGCTCGCGCCCGACGAGATCGAGCGGACGATCGGTTGCCTGCTGAAGGAGGCGGAGGACGTCGGCCGCGTCGACGCGGAACTGCTCGAACGCCTCCACGACGCCGCGAGCGCGGCGGCCGAGCGGGTCGACTGA